The genomic interval TGGAATTAAAACGATTTTTCCATATTGATAAGTTGATTTCAAGCGAGACAGCCAAAGAAATTTGGGATGAAGCGAACCAAATGCTTGCCACAGATGATTTCAGACCATGCGCATTGATTAAAAATTCACAGGTAAAAGTTGTTTGTACAACAGATGACCCTGTTTCAACGCTTTCTTATCATAAATTATTAGCCAAAGAGGAAAAAGATTTCAAAGTTTTGCCAGCTTTAAGACCAGACCATTTAATTTCGATTACTGACGGACATTTTGCAGACTATTTGACAGAGCTGTCAGCAGTTTCTGGAATTGAAATAAAAGGTTTTAAGACGATGATTAAGGCACTTGAACAAAGATTTGAATTTTTCACAAGCCTTGGTGGACGTTTGTCTGACCACTCCTTATCTACCTATACTTTTGCAGAAACTAAAAACGTGGATTTAGATTCTATCCTTCAGAAAGCCAAAGAAAATCAAACTTTAACAGACCTAGAATATAATCAATACATTACGGCAATAATCCTTGAAATTATGAAATTAAATAAAAAATTTGAATGGACAATGCAACTCCATGTTAACGTCAACCGTTCTATCAATGGCCCAGCCTTAAGTAAAATTGGTGAAAATACTGGATTTGATAGTATGGATACTCAAGCTAATATTTCTGAGGAATTAACCAAACTCTTTAGCAAAGCAGCAGAACTTGAAACCATACCAAAAACCATTCTCTACTCCCTTAATCAAAATGATTG from Lactococcus lactis carries:
- the uxaC gene encoding glucuronate isomerase; the protein is MKFLSEDFLLTNESAKMLFHKHAEKMPIIDYHCHLEPAEIYENKKYENLTQIWLGGDHYKWRLLRANGIPEKLITGDGEDYEKFLAFAKTLEKSFGNPIYEWTHLELKRFFHIDKLISSETAKEIWDEANQMLATDDFRPCALIKNSQVKVVCTTDDPVSTLSYHKLLAKEEKDFKVLPALRPDHLISITDGHFADYLTELSAVSGIEIKGFKTMIKALEQRFEFFTSLGGRLSDHSLSTYTFAETKNVDLDSILQKAKENQTLTDLEYNQYITAIILEIMKLNKKFEWTMQLHVNVNRSINGPALSKIGENTGFDSMDTQANISEELTKLFSKAAELETIPKTILYSLNQNDWLELATMIGCFQGEGVQQLQLGAGWWFNDTKKGMENQLEIFASQSLLSNFVGMLTDSRSFLSYPRHEYFRRVLCNFVGQLIENGRIPDNEALVGKMIEDISYNNVHDYFGFFKDEDSKQ